Proteins co-encoded in one Pseudomonas beijingensis genomic window:
- a CDS encoding DUF58 domain-containing protein, translating to MKPSRLLLTWLALLLAVSIVLGALRALGIAVPSTLLSINWGLLLALLALALLDAVRVRRLPSPRVQRQMPGSLALGRWSDVRLDISHDVAQPLHVQLFDHVPDGLDFENLPLSVELQPGQRSQVGYRLRPLKRGHFTFTLCETNLPSPLGLWTDKRLLDAVDHTRVYPDFARLYDGQLLAVDNWLSQLGIRQRQRRGQGQEFHQLREFREGDSLRQIDWKATARHRTPIAREYEDERDQQIIFMLDCGRRMRSQDGELAHFDHALNACLLLSYTALRQGDAVGLSTFASEQSRYLAPVKGTGQLNVLLNTVYDLDSSQRPADYQAAVTELLARQKRRALVVLVTNLRDEDDADLLAAVKRLGQQHRVLVASLREEALDRLRQAPVQTLPQALAYCGTVDYLNARAELHKQLAAHGVPALDSRPSELGADLVTQYLAWKKAGTA from the coding sequence ATGAAACCCTCCCGCCTGCTGCTGACCTGGCTCGCCCTGTTGCTGGCCGTGAGTATCGTGCTCGGTGCACTGCGGGCATTGGGTATCGCGGTGCCATCGACGCTGCTGTCGATCAACTGGGGGTTACTGCTGGCCTTGCTGGCCCTGGCACTGCTCGACGCGGTGCGCGTCAGGCGCCTGCCCTCGCCCCGGGTGCAACGGCAGATGCCCGGGAGCCTGGCCCTGGGCCGCTGGAGCGACGTGCGGTTGGACATCAGCCATGACGTTGCACAACCGTTGCACGTGCAGCTTTTCGATCATGTACCCGATGGCCTGGACTTCGAAAACCTGCCGCTGTCGGTCGAGCTGCAACCCGGCCAGCGCAGCCAGGTCGGCTACCGCCTGCGCCCGCTCAAGCGCGGTCACTTCACTTTCACCCTGTGCGAAACCAACCTGCCAAGCCCACTGGGCCTGTGGACCGACAAGCGCCTGCTGGACGCCGTCGACCACACCCGCGTCTACCCGGATTTCGCCCGGCTCTACGACGGTCAACTGCTGGCGGTAGACAATTGGCTCAGCCAGCTCGGCATTCGCCAGCGTCAACGCCGCGGCCAGGGACAGGAATTCCATCAACTGCGCGAATTTCGCGAGGGCGACAGTCTGCGCCAGATCGACTGGAAGGCCACGGCCCGCCATCGCACGCCGATTGCCCGGGAATACGAAGACGAGCGCGACCAGCAGATCATTTTCATGCTCGACTGCGGCCGGCGCATGCGCAGCCAGGACGGCGAGCTGGCGCATTTCGACCACGCCCTCAACGCGTGCCTGCTGCTCAGCTACACCGCCCTGCGCCAGGGCGATGCCGTGGGCCTGAGCACCTTCGCCAGCGAACAGTCGCGCTACCTCGCCCCAGTCAAAGGCACCGGCCAGCTCAACGTGCTGCTCAACACCGTGTACGACCTCGACAGCAGCCAACGCCCCGCCGACTACCAGGCGGCCGTCACCGAGCTATTGGCCCGGCAAAAGCGCCGGGCCCTGGTGGTGCTGGTGACCAACCTGCGGGATGAGGACGACGCGGACCTGCTCGCGGCCGTGAAACGGCTGGGGCAACAACATCGGGTGCTGGTGGCCAGCCTGCGGGAAGAAGCCCTTGATCGGTTGCGCCAGGCACCGGTGCAAACCCTGCCGCAGGCCTTGGCCTATTGCGGGACGGTGGACTATTTGAATGCCCGGGCCGAGCTGCACAAGCAGCTGGCGGCCCACGGCGTCCCGGCCCTGGATTCACGCCCCAGTGAGTTGGGCGCGGACCTGGTGACCCAATACCTGGCCTGGAAAAAGGCCGGGACGGCCTAG
- a CDS encoding AAA family ATPase: MTTEQNEPTDGQAHAAQQRQRASQLAQAIRTELRKAVVGQASVIDDVLTALIAGGHVLLEGVPGLGKTLLVRALARCFNGEFARIQFTPDLMPSDVTGHAVYDLQTEQFKLRKGPVFTNLLLADEINRAPAKTQAALLEAMQERQVTLEGRALPISQPFMVLATQNPIEQEGTYPLPEAELDRFMLKVRMDYPDADQELDMVRQVSRSTRADMLDVQPLRMVLQAKDVQALQRIASDLPMDDQVLDYAVRLARTTRSWPGLTLGAGPRASIALVRCARARALLRGGEFVVPDDIKGCALAVLRHRVRLAPELDIEGLSVDQVLGQLLDQVPAPRL; this comes from the coding sequence TTGACGACTGAACAGAACGAACCTACCGACGGCCAGGCCCATGCCGCCCAACAGCGCCAGCGCGCCAGTCAGTTGGCCCAGGCCATCCGCACCGAGCTGCGCAAGGCGGTGGTCGGCCAGGCCAGCGTGATCGACGATGTGCTCACGGCGCTGATCGCCGGCGGCCACGTGCTGCTCGAAGGCGTTCCCGGGCTGGGCAAGACTTTGCTGGTGCGAGCCCTGGCCCGCTGTTTCAACGGCGAGTTCGCGCGCATCCAGTTCACCCCCGACCTGATGCCCAGCGACGTCACCGGGCACGCGGTGTATGACTTGCAGACCGAGCAGTTCAAGTTGCGCAAGGGGCCGGTGTTCACCAACCTGCTGCTGGCCGACGAGATCAACCGCGCACCGGCCAAGACCCAGGCCGCACTGCTCGAAGCCATGCAGGAGCGCCAGGTCACCCTCGAAGGCCGTGCCCTGCCCATCAGCCAGCCGTTCATGGTGCTCGCCACCCAGAACCCCATCGAACAGGAAGGCACCTACCCGCTGCCGGAAGCCGAGCTCGACCGCTTCATGCTCAAGGTGCGCATGGACTACCCGGACGCCGACCAGGAGCTGGACATGGTGCGCCAGGTCAGCCGCTCGACCCGCGCCGACATGCTCGACGTGCAACCGCTGCGCATGGTGCTGCAGGCCAAGGACGTGCAAGCGTTGCAACGCATCGCCAGCGACCTGCCGATGGACGACCAGGTGCTCGACTACGCCGTGCGCCTGGCTCGCACCACCCGCAGTTGGCCGGGCTTGACCCTCGGCGCCGGGCCTCGCGCGTCGATTGCACTGGTCCGTTGCGCCCGGGCGCGGGCGTTGTTGCGCGGCGGCGAGTTCGTGGTGCCGGACGACATCAAGGGCTGCGCCCTGGCCGTGCTGCGCCATCGCGTACGCCTGGCGCCGGAACTGGACATCGAAGGGCTGTCGGTGGACCAGGTGCTGGGGCAACTGCTCGATCAAGTGCCGGCGCCGCGGTTGTGA
- a CDS encoding Fic family protein yields MITSKTYLDPVLPENLPDSIIQAADQLPRKAAFLAGRLADETSRQLAGLLRITNTYYSNLIEGHRTEIADLQIARTTPKRERKELKELAVQHMTQQEVMERLLRMRPADNFSAMFDPKLIAAIHRRLFKDASTQELTLGDGRMMEPGRLRAEENEQVQVGAHIAPAAAAVLPMLEHLQLHYGRIRDPRRQLIAALAGHHRVALVHPFLDGNGRVIRMLTHLQLVHLGLKPFLWSLSRGLARRQDEYYRFLALADRPREGDYDGRGQLSQRHYFNFIEFMLDVCHDQIEYMTTSLNPAKLREQVVHVFSTDPDLRRAGIRPTSAAAVLALLTQGAMPRAEFKVFTGLKDRLATEELSRLIEAGIVVSSTPRSRTVEAGLPARFAGLIFPNLHFQMG; encoded by the coding sequence ATGATCACTTCAAAAACGTACCTTGACCCCGTACTGCCAGAAAACCTGCCCGACTCGATCATTCAGGCCGCGGATCAGTTGCCGCGCAAGGCAGCCTTTCTTGCCGGACGGCTGGCCGATGAGACATCCAGGCAACTGGCGGGCCTGCTGCGCATCACCAATACCTACTACTCGAATCTGATCGAAGGGCATCGAACCGAGATCGCCGACCTCCAGATTGCTCGCACGACACCAAAACGGGAAAGAAAAGAGCTCAAAGAGCTTGCCGTGCAACACATGACGCAGCAGGAGGTGATGGAGCGGCTGCTTCGCATGCGGCCAGCGGACAATTTCTCTGCCATGTTCGATCCCAAGTTGATCGCCGCCATCCATCGTCGACTGTTCAAGGATGCTTCCACGCAGGAACTGACCTTGGGCGATGGTCGCATGATGGAACCCGGCAGACTGCGGGCCGAAGAGAACGAACAGGTTCAAGTCGGCGCGCATATCGCTCCTGCGGCTGCCGCTGTATTGCCCATGCTTGAGCATCTGCAGTTGCACTACGGACGAATCAGGGATCCGCGACGGCAATTGATCGCTGCCCTGGCAGGCCATCACCGAGTGGCGCTTGTTCACCCCTTCCTTGACGGCAATGGTCGGGTGATTCGGATGCTCACCCACCTGCAACTGGTTCACCTCGGGCTAAAACCTTTCCTCTGGTCACTGTCTCGTGGCCTGGCGCGCAGGCAAGATGAGTACTATCGCTTCCTGGCTCTGGCTGATCGCCCTCGCGAGGGTGACTATGACGGGCGCGGCCAACTCTCACAGCGTCACTACTTCAACTTCATCGAATTCATGCTCGATGTCTGCCACGACCAGATTGAATACATGACGACCTCGCTAAACCCAGCCAAGCTGCGCGAGCAGGTTGTTCATGTGTTTTCAACCGATCCCGACCTTCGCCGTGCCGGCATCAGGCCCACCAGCGCGGCTGCCGTGCTGGCGCTTCTCACCCAAGGTGCGATGCCGCGTGCGGAGTTCAAGGTGTTCACAGGTTTGAAGGATCGGCTTGCGACGGAGGAACTGAGCCGCTTGATCGAAGCGGGGATCGTGGTAAGCAGTACCCCCAGATCCCGTACAGTGGAAGCGGGTTTGCCCGCACGCTTCGCCGGGCTGATCTTTCCCAACCTGCATTTCCAAATGGGCTAA
- a CDS encoding DUF4350 domain-containing protein: protein MSRHAGWLIGAVLAAVVCVFGFYLYTKAVPYEEVVEHGPSPQAQANPYLAAELFLRQRGINVEHANSLEVLPTLEPRQHSLLWLGERTHMTPREVEQLMNWTRAGGRLVFVAEALWDKSTGSSGDLLLDRVRLRQLLSEDLKEPAPELIKDRYPELTKLYLEDEEAPAYAGFDTDFHLEDPHNLAQAWANSAASTHMMQLNLGLGSITVITDAELWKNDAIDQYDNAWLLWYLSADTDVTLLFNTDHDTLLTLLLRYFPQALVALLALVALWFWRSAVRHGPLQPPASQARRQLEEHVQASAGFHLRHNGQQHLLHALQQDVLRRARHLHPGFEQLAVAEQWQVLARLTRQPTRAISQALSPRPKQRMSSAEFCRQVAHLQTLRNAL, encoded by the coding sequence ATGAGCCGGCATGCGGGGTGGCTGATCGGCGCCGTGCTGGCCGCCGTGGTGTGCGTATTCGGTTTCTATCTCTACACCAAGGCCGTGCCTTATGAGGAGGTCGTCGAACACGGCCCCTCCCCGCAAGCCCAGGCCAACCCTTACCTGGCCGCCGAACTGTTCCTGCGCCAGCGGGGGATCAACGTCGAGCACGCCAACAGCCTGGAAGTGCTGCCCACACTGGAGCCACGCCAGCACAGCCTGCTGTGGCTGGGCGAGCGCACCCACATGACGCCACGGGAAGTCGAACAGTTGATGAACTGGACCCGGGCCGGCGGACGCCTGGTCTTTGTGGCCGAAGCCTTGTGGGACAAGAGCACCGGCAGCAGCGGCGACCTGCTGCTCGACCGCGTGCGCCTGCGCCAACTCCTGAGCGAAGACCTCAAGGAGCCCGCGCCCGAACTGATCAAGGACCGTTACCCGGAACTGACCAAGCTCTACCTGGAAGACGAAGAGGCGCCAGCGTATGCCGGCTTCGACACCGACTTCCACCTAGAAGACCCGCACAACCTGGCCCAGGCCTGGGCCAACAGCGCGGCCTCGACCCACATGATGCAATTGAACCTTGGCCTGGGCTCGATCACCGTGATCACCGACGCCGAGCTGTGGAAGAACGACGCCATCGACCAGTACGACAACGCCTGGCTGCTCTGGTATTTGAGCGCCGACACGGACGTCACCCTGCTGTTCAACACCGACCACGACACCCTGCTGACCCTGTTGCTGCGCTATTTCCCCCAGGCGCTGGTGGCACTGCTGGCCTTGGTTGCCCTGTGGTTCTGGCGCTCGGCGGTGCGCCACGGCCCGCTGCAACCCCCGGCCTCCCAGGCGCGGCGTCAGTTGGAAGAACACGTGCAGGCCAGCGCCGGTTTCCACCTGCGCCACAACGGCCAGCAGCACCTGTTGCACGCCTTGCAACAAGACGTGCTGCGCCGGGCACGCCATCTTCACCCAGGCTTCGAACAACTGGCCGTCGCCGAACAATGGCAGGTACTCGCCCGCCTGACCCGGCAACCCACACGGGCCATCAGCCAGGCCTTGAGCCCACGGCCGAAACAGCGGATGTCCAGCGCCGAGTTCTGCCGCCAGGTCGCCCATTTGCAAACCCTCAGGAATGCTCTATAA
- a CDS encoding DUF4129 domain-containing protein has protein sequence MRLSDATVVIRPRTTWEAMDLGILMSQQHRRLLMTSWAIITLPVYLLLTLLLWDSPSLVVMLFWWLKPAFDRLPLYILSKALFGETPTLRQALRQWPALLKPQLLASLTWRRLSLSRSFLLPVVQLEGLAGEARAQRIQVLLQRNRGAAQWLTIIGMHLETALWFGLMALFYLFVPQQVELQWDWEMLVSAAEQDWLWFEHLVNFLYPLLLILWEPVYVACGFSLYLNRRTILEAWDIELVFRRLRQRLSGVAPALLLLALVMLPLAPPAFAAEDNSDPDSPRLLNQPLTSEASRDSIKAILDAPPFKNPETVTRYRFGEETAESADETEAKPSWLKALFKWLGGQRFDIAAALIQVALWACLVGAIVWLAWHYRERLKALVNRRPTQRLPVERAAPAHMFGLDIREESLPTDVAASVEQLWATQPREALGLLYRALLSRLHHDFKIPLKPSDTEGQVLQRVEQLKQDNLLGFSQSLTVHWQNIAYGHRPPPTHLQQELCDGWRGLFGPGASR, from the coding sequence ATGCGCCTGAGTGATGCCACCGTCGTCATCCGTCCACGCACCACCTGGGAAGCCATGGACCTTGGCATATTGATGAGCCAGCAGCATCGACGCCTGCTGATGACCAGTTGGGCGATCATCACGCTGCCGGTGTACCTGTTGCTGACCCTGCTGCTGTGGGATTCACCGTCCCTGGTGGTAATGCTGTTCTGGTGGTTGAAACCGGCCTTTGACCGTTTGCCCCTGTACATCCTGTCCAAGGCGCTGTTTGGCGAAACCCCCACCTTGAGGCAGGCCCTGCGCCAATGGCCGGCGCTGCTCAAGCCCCAGTTGCTGGCCAGCCTGACCTGGCGCCGGCTGAGCCTGAGTCGCAGCTTCCTGCTGCCGGTGGTGCAACTCGAAGGGCTCGCCGGTGAGGCGCGGGCGCAACGCATACAGGTGTTGCTGCAACGCAACCGCGGCGCGGCGCAATGGTTGACCATTATCGGTATGCACCTGGAAACCGCCCTGTGGTTCGGCCTGATGGCCCTGTTCTACCTGTTCGTGCCGCAACAAGTCGAACTGCAATGGGACTGGGAAATGCTGGTGTCAGCGGCCGAGCAGGACTGGTTGTGGTTCGAGCACCTGGTCAACTTCCTCTACCCGCTGCTGCTGATCTTGTGGGAGCCGGTGTACGTCGCCTGCGGCTTTAGCCTCTACCTGAACCGGCGCACGATCCTCGAGGCGTGGGACATCGAGCTGGTGTTCCGGCGCCTGCGCCAGCGCCTGAGCGGCGTGGCCCCGGCATTGTTGCTGCTGGCCCTGGTGATGCTGCCACTGGCGCCCCCGGCGTTTGCCGCTGAAGACAACAGCGACCCCGACAGCCCGCGGCTGCTCAACCAACCCCTTACCAGCGAAGCTTCCCGGGACAGCATCAAGGCGATCCTCGACGCCCCGCCATTCAAGAACCCCGAGACCGTCACCCGTTATCGTTTCGGTGAAGAAACCGCCGAATCCGCCGACGAAACCGAGGCCAAACCGAGCTGGCTCAAGGCGCTGTTCAAATGGCTCGGCGGCCAACGCTTCGACATCGCCGCCGCGCTGATCCAGGTCGCGCTGTGGGCCTGCCTGGTGGGCGCGATCGTCTGGCTGGCCTGGCACTACCGGGAACGGCTCAAAGCCCTGGTCAATCGCCGACCGACGCAACGCCTGCCCGTGGAACGCGCAGCGCCGGCCCACATGTTCGGCCTGGATATTCGTGAAGAAAGCCTGCCGACCGACGTCGCCGCCAGCGTCGAACAGCTGTGGGCCACGCAACCCCGTGAAGCCTTGGGCCTGCTGTACCGGGCACTGCTCAGCCGGTTGCACCATGACTTCAAGATCCCCTTGAAACCGTCCGACACCGAAGGCCAGGTGCTGCAACGCGTCGAACAGCTCAAACAGGACAACCTGCTGGGCTTCAGCCAAAGCCTGACCGTGCATTGGCAGAACATTGCCTATGGGCATCGCCCACCGCCGACCCACCTGCAACAGGAACTGTGTGACGGCTGGCGCGGGCTGTTCGGTCCGGGAGCGTCTCGATGA
- a CDS encoding stage II sporulation protein M, whose amino-acid sequence MKQSLFESRHQGEWEHLSRQLDQLERSRNVPQSGDFPAAYRRLCHHLALAQARGYSSLLVDTLQQLALRGHQQLYRDRSRPSASLSTFILVGFPRLVREQWRFVLAASLMFLGSLVGIGLLVYLFPELVYSVLGADEISQIRSMYDPASGHLGRSVERAASEDWVMFGYYIMHNIGIAFQTFASGLMFGLGSAFFLFFNGLTIGAVAGHLTQIGSGGTFWSFVIGHGAFELTAIALAGAAGLQLGWALIAPGRLTRGEALRLAAGKSVLMIGGVMLFLLIAAFIEAYWSSSAVTPATKYTVGALLWLLVISYLSLAGRVRHAPE is encoded by the coding sequence ATGAAGCAAAGCCTGTTCGAAAGTCGCCACCAAGGAGAATGGGAGCATCTGTCCCGGCAACTCGATCAATTGGAGCGCAGCCGCAACGTGCCCCAGAGCGGTGACTTCCCCGCCGCCTACCGACGGCTCTGTCATCACCTGGCGCTGGCCCAGGCCCGGGGCTACAGCAGCTTGCTGGTCGACACCCTGCAACAACTGGCGCTGCGCGGTCACCAGCAACTCTACCGGGATCGCAGCCGCCCCTCGGCCAGCCTTTCGACCTTTATCCTGGTCGGTTTTCCCCGCCTGGTACGTGAACAATGGCGCTTCGTGCTGGCCGCCAGTCTGATGTTCCTGGGCAGCCTGGTGGGCATCGGGCTGCTGGTCTACCTGTTCCCGGAACTGGTCTACAGCGTGCTGGGCGCCGACGAAATCAGCCAGATCCGCAGCATGTATGACCCGGCCTCCGGGCACTTGGGGCGTTCGGTCGAACGGGCCGCCAGCGAGGACTGGGTCATGTTCGGCTACTACATCATGCACAACATCGGCATTGCCTTTCAGACGTTCGCCAGTGGCTTGATGTTTGGGCTGGGCAGCGCGTTCTTCCTGTTTTTCAATGGCCTGACCATTGGCGCGGTGGCCGGGCACCTGACCCAGATCGGCTCCGGGGGAACGTTCTGGTCGTTCGTGATCGGCCACGGTGCCTTTGAACTCACCGCCATCGCCCTGGCCGGTGCCGCGGGCCTGCAACTGGGCTGGGCCTTGATCGCCCCGGGGCGCCTGACCCGGGGCGAGGCCTTGCGGCTTGCGGCGGGTAAAAGCGTGCTGATGATCGGCGGGGTGATGCTGTTCCTGCTCATTGCCGCGTTCATCGAGGCCTACTGGTCCTCCAGCGCGGTGACACCCGCCACCAAATACACGGTGGGCGCCTTGCTATGGCTGTTGGTCATCAGCTATCTGTCGCTTGCCGGACGGGTCCGCCATGCGCCTGAGTGA
- a CDS encoding RDD family protein, producing MLETPALQRNATLPAPLDTRYQVETPEGIDLPLRPAGLMPRAIAFAIDLGIRGLVLGVFFLVLAFFGELGLGLGSILLFVVSWWYMVLFEVLNQGRSPGKQIMGLRVVQDDGRPIGWSASLIRNLLRFVDMLPFGYTFGAICCLQHPAFKRLGDLAAGTLVVYREQPVKRPALPMASPIRTPFPLNLHEQRAVLGFAERQAELSQARVNELAAILAAPLNVQGPNATAELNGIARGLLGPT from the coding sequence ATGCTCGAGACACCAGCACTGCAAAGGAACGCGACGCTGCCCGCGCCCCTGGACACGCGTTATCAGGTGGAAACGCCGGAGGGCATCGACCTGCCGCTGCGTCCGGCGGGGTTGATGCCGCGTGCAATCGCCTTCGCCATCGATTTGGGCATACGCGGGTTGGTCCTGGGTGTTTTTTTCCTGGTCCTGGCGTTTTTCGGCGAGCTGGGGCTCGGCCTGGGCTCCATCCTGCTGTTTGTCGTCAGCTGGTGGTACATGGTGTTGTTCGAGGTACTCAACCAGGGGCGCTCTCCCGGCAAGCAGATCATGGGGCTGCGCGTGGTGCAGGACGATGGCCGGCCCATCGGCTGGTCGGCATCGTTGATCCGCAACCTGCTGCGTTTCGTCGACATGCTGCCCTTCGGCTACACCTTCGGCGCCATCTGCTGCCTGCAGCATCCGGCGTTCAAGCGCCTGGGCGACCTCGCTGCCGGCACGCTGGTGGTGTATCGCGAACAACCGGTCAAACGCCCCGCATTGCCCATGGCCTCGCCGATACGCACGCCTTTCCCCCTGAACCTGCATGAGCAACGCGCCGTGCTGGGCTTCGCCGAACGCCAGGCAGAATTGTCCCAGGCGCGGGTCAACGAACTGGCGGCGATCCTGGCCGCACCACTGAACGTCCAGGGGCCGAATGCCACCGCCGAACTCAATGGCATCGCCCGCGGCCTGCTGGGGCCGACATGA
- the sbcB gene encoding exodeoxyribonuclease I — protein sequence MTSIFWYDYETTGINPRCDRPLQVAGIRTDFELNEIDEPVNLYCRPSDDILPHPAACAITGITPTCLAEKGLSEADFMTRVHAQLAAPGTCGAGYNTLRFDDEMTRYSLYRNFFDPYAREWQGGNSRWDLIDLVRAAYALRPQGIVWPQEDGRVTLKLERLTAANGIDHGQAHDALSDVRATIALARLIRQRQPRLYDWLFQLRSKQKVMDQIRLLQPMVHISGRFSAARNYIGVVLPLAWHPKNRNALIVCDLHLDPQGLLDHDAETLRQRLYTRREELLEGELPVPLKLIHINKCPVVAPLSVLRVEDQQRLALDMESYQQRALRLTDAQKVWQDKLQAIYGREDFTASEDPEQQLYAGFLGDRDRRLCEQVRLADPAQLAQEHWPFDDERLPELLFRYRARNFPETLNPEEQGRWRIFCQQRLAAPEWGAPNTLQSFDEAMGEWMALSTPMQQEVLAQWQGYSQQLRKRLSLESQ from the coding sequence GTGACTTCCATCTTCTGGTACGACTACGAAACCACCGGCATCAACCCGCGTTGCGACCGGCCCTTGCAGGTGGCGGGTATCCGTACCGATTTCGAGCTCAATGAAATCGACGAACCGGTGAACCTGTATTGCCGCCCCAGCGATGACATCCTGCCGCATCCGGCAGCCTGTGCGATTACCGGCATCACCCCGACGTGCCTGGCCGAAAAAGGCTTGAGCGAAGCCGATTTCATGACCCGCGTCCACGCGCAGTTGGCCGCGCCCGGTACCTGTGGCGCCGGCTACAACACGCTGCGCTTCGACGATGAAATGACTCGCTACAGCCTCTATCGGAATTTCTTCGACCCGTACGCGCGGGAATGGCAGGGCGGTAACAGTCGCTGGGACTTGATCGACCTGGTGCGCGCGGCCTATGCGCTGCGCCCGCAAGGCATTGTCTGGCCGCAAGAGGATGGACGCGTCACCCTCAAGCTCGAACGCCTGACCGCCGCCAATGGCATCGATCATGGCCAGGCCCACGATGCGTTATCGGACGTGCGCGCAACCATCGCCCTGGCCCGTCTGATCCGTCAGCGGCAACCCCGGCTCTACGACTGGTTGTTCCAGCTACGCAGCAAACAGAAGGTGATGGACCAGATCCGCCTATTGCAGCCGATGGTGCATATTTCCGGTCGCTTCTCGGCGGCGCGCAACTACATCGGCGTGGTATTGCCGCTGGCCTGGCACCCGAAAAACCGCAACGCCCTGATTGTCTGCGATCTGCACCTGGACCCCCAGGGCTTGTTGGATCACGACGCCGAAACCCTGCGCCAGCGTTTATATACTCGCCGTGAAGAACTGCTCGAAGGTGAGTTGCCGGTGCCGCTCAAGCTTATCCACATCAACAAATGCCCGGTGGTCGCGCCGTTGTCGGTACTGCGCGTCGAGGACCAGCAGCGGCTGGCACTGGACATGGAAAGCTATCAACAGCGTGCATTGCGGCTAACTGACGCACAGAAAGTTTGGCAGGATAAACTTCAGGCTATTTATGGCCGTGAGGATTTCACCGCCAGCGAGGATCCCGAGCAACAGTTATACGCGGGCTTCTTGGGCGATCGTGATCGGCGTTTATGTGAACAAGTGCGCCTGGCGGATCCGGCGCAGTTGGCTCAAGAGCACTGGCCTTTCGATGATGAGCGTCTGCCGGAACTATTGTTCCGATATCGTGCACGCAACTTTCCAGAGACCTTGAATCCCGAAGAGCAGGGGCGTTGGAGAATTTTCTGTCAACAACGTCTGGCCGCCCCGGAATGGGGAGCGCCTAATACCCTGCAAAGTTTTGACGAGGCGATGGGAGAGTGGATGGCCCTGTCTACGCCAATGCAGCAAGAAGTACTCGCGCAGTGGCAGGGCTACAGCCAGCAATTGCGCAAACGTTTAAGCCTGGAATCGCAATGA
- the mvaT gene encoding histone-like nucleoid-structuring protein MvaT encodes MSLINEYRATEEAIKELQARLKNLSQDDKLQTELEFEGKLRTLMGEYSKSLRDIIALLDPEAKSSKAPRGAVKTTGTKRARKVKQYKNPHNGEVIETKGGNHKTLKEWKAKWGGDVVEGWATLLG; translated from the coding sequence ATGTCCTTGATCAATGAATACCGCGCCACAGAAGAAGCCATCAAAGAACTGCAAGCTCGCCTGAAAAACCTGTCGCAAGACGACAAACTGCAAACCGAGCTGGAATTCGAAGGCAAACTGCGCACGCTGATGGGCGAATACTCCAAGTCGCTGCGTGACATCATTGCCCTGCTGGATCCAGAAGCCAAGTCGAGCAAAGCGCCACGTGGCGCCGTCAAAACTACTGGCACCAAGCGCGCTCGCAAAGTTAAGCAATACAAGAACCCGCACAACGGCGAAGTCATCGAAACCAAAGGTGGCAACCACAAGACTCTGAAAGAGTGGAAAGCCAAGTGGGGCGGTGACGTGGTAGAAGGTTGGGCAACCCTGCTGGGCTAA
- the purU gene encoding formyltetrahydrofolate deformylase, whose product MRTFRLVIACPDRVGIVAKVSNFLASHNGWITEASHHSDNQSGWFFMRHEIRADSLPFGIEAFREAFAPIAEEFSMDWRITDTAQKKRVVLMASRESHCLADLLHRWHSDELDCDIACVISNHDDLRSMVEWHGIPYYHVPVNPQDKHPAFAEVSRLVKHHDAEVVVLARYMQILPPALCSEYAHKVINIHHSFLPSFVGAKPYHQASMRGVKLIGATCHYVTEELDAGPIIEQDVVRVSHSDSIEDMVRFGRDVEKMVLARGLRYHLEDRVLVHGNKTVVF is encoded by the coding sequence ATGCGCACTTTTCGTCTGGTGATTGCTTGCCCGGACCGCGTCGGCATCGTTGCTAAAGTCAGTAACTTTCTGGCGTCCCATAACGGCTGGATCACCGAAGCGAGCCATCACTCGGACAATCAAAGCGGTTGGTTTTTCATGCGTCACGAGATTCGTGCCGACTCGCTGCCCTTCGGCATTGAAGCCTTTCGTGAAGCGTTCGCACCCATTGCCGAAGAGTTCTCGATGGACTGGCGCATCACCGACACCGCGCAGAAAAAACGCGTGGTGCTGATGGCCAGCCGCGAGTCTCATTGCCTGGCTGACCTGTTGCACCGCTGGCACAGCGATGAGCTCGATTGCGACATCGCCTGTGTGATTTCCAACCATGACGATTTGCGCAGCATGGTGGAATGGCACGGCATCCCGTATTACCACGTACCGGTCAACCCGCAGGACAAGCACCCGGCGTTCGCCGAAGTCTCGCGGCTGGTCAAGCACCACGACGCCGAGGTGGTGGTGCTGGCCCGCTACATGCAGATCCTGCCACCGGCCTTGTGCAGCGAATACGCCCATAAGGTCATCAACATCCACCACAGTTTCCTGCCATCGTTCGTCGGGGCCAAGCCGTACCACCAGGCGTCGATGCGCGGTGTGAAGCTGATTGGCGCCACCTGTCACTACGTGACCGAAGAGCTGGATGCCGGCCCGATCATCGAGCAGGACGTGGTGCGTGTCAGCCACAGCGACAGCATCGAAGACATGGTGCGTTTCGGCCGTGACGTAGAGAAGATGGTGTTGGCCCGAGGCCTGCGTTATCACCTGGAAGACCGGGTGCTGGTGCATGGCAACAAGACCGTGGTCTTCTGA